The following is a genomic window from Arthrobacter sp. NicSoilB4.
ACAAACCGCATGAGCACGGGAATGGGCATGCCCGTCCGGAGTGCCAGTTTCATCACGGCCGGCTTGCCGATCAGGGCGGCGAAGGCGCGGCCCAGGGTGAAGTGCGAACCCCACTGGTCCCGCACGTAGTCCGCGTACCCCGCTAGCCGGGCATCGGCGTCGGAAACGCCCCACTCGCGGGACGCCGACAGAGACCCGGAAACGGAGGCGGAACGGGACGCGGCGTCAATGATGAACTCGGCCGCGAAACGGGCCGACTCCATGGCGTAGGAGATGCCCTCGCCGTTGAACGGGGAGACCATGCCGCCGGCGTCGCCGAGCAGCAGCAGGCCCGGCGAATAGTGCGGCGTGCGGTTGAAGCCCATGGGCAGCGCGGCGCCGCGGATCTCGCCGACCTGGTTCTCCGGGGTGAAGCCCCAGTCCGCGGGCATGCCGGCGGTCCACTCGCGCAGGACCTGCTTGTAATCCAGCTTGCCGAATTCCTTGGAGGAGTTCAGGATGCCGAGGCCCACGTTGGAGGTGCCGTCGCCGACGCCGAAGACCCAGCCGTAGCCGGGCAGCAGCTTGCCGTCGCGGCCGGGAAGCTCCAGCCAGCCTTCCATCCAGTCGTCGTCGTGCCGCGGACTCGTGAAGTAGGTGCGGACGGCGACGCCGAGCGGGCGGTCGTCGCGCTTCCGGATGCCGAGCGAGACGGCGGTGCGGGTCGAGTTGCCGTCCGCGGCGAGGACGACGTCGGCGGGAAAGTCGCGGGTCTCCCCCGTCTTGCGCCCGGATTCGTCCAGCAGCGCGGCGCGGACCCCGGTGACGCGGCCGTCGTCGGAGCGCAGCGCCTCGGTGACGCTGTGGCGTTCCAGCACGACGGCGCCCGCGGACCGGGCGTGCACGGCCAGTTCCTCGTCGAAGCCCAGGCGGGTCCGGATCAGCCCGTACTGCGGAAAGTCGGAGACCTCGGGCCAGGGAAGTTCGATGCTCCGGCCGCCGGCCAGCAAGCGCAGGCCTTTGTTGCGCCGCCAGCCGTCGGCTTCGGCGTGCGGCAGGCCGAGTTTCTGGATCTCTCGGACGGCTCGGGGGGTGAGGCCGTCGCCGCAGACCTTTTCACGGGGAAAGCTGGTCTTTTCCAGCACGGTGACGTCGATGCCTGCCTGGGCCAGGTAGTAGGCGGCAGTGGATCCGGCCGGACCGGCTCCGACGATCAGTACTTTCACGGCAGCGACGAACTAACGCCCGGGCCGGGTGTTGCGGCGCAGCTTCGCCACCGGTCCGGTGTGGGCGGCCAGGGCCGCGGCGCCCGCGGCGGGGCCGGACTCAGCTCCGGGCTTGACGGCGCGGTGCACGGCGACGATGCCGCCGCTGAGGTTGCGGTAGGTGACGTCGTCCCAGCCGGCTTCCTGCAGCCAGGCCGCCAGGTGGTCCTGGTCCGGCCAGGCGCGGATGGACTCGGCGAGGTAGACGTAGGCATCCGGGTTGGAGGAGACCTTGACGGCGATCGCCGGCAGCGCCCGCATGAGGTATTCGGTGTACATGGTGCGCCACAGCGGCACCACGGGCTGGGAGAACTCGGCGATGACCAGCTTGCCGCCAGGCTTGGTGACCCGCAGCATCTCGGCGAGGGCCCTCTTCGGCTCGTTGACGTTGCGCAGGCCAAAGGAAATGGTGCTGGCATCGAACGTGTTGTCCGCGAACGGCAGGCGGGTGGCGTCACCGGCGATGAAATCGATGTCGGGGCGGCGGCGCTTGCCGACCTTGAGCATGCCGAGCGAGAAGTCGCAGGCGATCACGTCGATGCCGGCGTCGGCATACGGTTCGCTGGACGTGCCCGTGCCGGCGGCGAGATCGAGCACCCGCTGGCCGGCCTTCACATCCATGGCTTCGACCACAACCTTGCGCCAACGCCGCGTCTGCCCCATCGACAGGACATCGTTGACGACGTCGTATTTGGGGGCGACGTCGTCAAACATCGTGGCTACTTCGTCCGGACGCTTATCCAAGGATGCTCGGTTCACCCTGACATTGTCTCAAATGATCAGCACACGCCCTAACCACGCCCTGAACAGGGCCTCATGCGCGTCGGGAGTAGGGTTGTCTCACTATGACGAGCGCGTTCCGTACCAGAATTGTCAAACCACTGAAAACACTGAAAACACTGACAGTCCCCCTCGATGCCGATTCATTCCCCGGGGGGCTGCCGTCGTTTCTCGTCCGCGACGACCTTCTCTGCTGGACCCGCCGCGAAGCAGGTCTCGTCGGCTTCGGCGAGGTGGCCCGGTTCACCGCCACAGGACCCGAACGCTTCCTCGAGGCGGACATCTGGTGGCGGCACCTGGTCCTTGAGGCCGAGATCGAGGATGCCGTGGAATGGCCCGGCACCGGCCCGGTCGCCTTCGGCTCCTTCGCCTTCTCCAAAGCTTCCGCGCACGAGTCGCGGCTGATCGTCCCCGAAATCGTCGTGGGGCTGCGTGGCGGCCGGGCCTGGCTCACCCAATTGACGTTCGACGACGTCGAACTCACCGAAGCGGGCGCGCGCGCCGCACTGGACCGCTGGCTTGCCAGTGCTGCCGCAGGCCCGGGCGGCACCGCTGCGGACGGCACGACGCCGGAAACCGGCTCTGGTGCTGGCCCTGGTGCCGACCCGTCGCAGGCGGGCCGCGCCGTCGTCCGGCCCCTCCCCCTGGCTGCAGGGGCAACGCTGCACACCGGCTCGCTGACCGAGGAAGACTGGATGGCCGCCGTCGCCGCCGGCGTCGAGGAGATCCGGGCCGGCGCCCTGGAGAAACTGGTGCTGGCGCGGGACGTCGTGGCCACCCTGCCCACCGGCGTCAATGCCGCCCAGGTGCTGCGCGAACTGTCCGCCCGGTACCGCGAATGCTGGACCTACGGCGTTGACGGGCTGGTGGGCGCCACTCCGGAGATGCTGATCCAGGTGGAGGGGCGCACTGCGCAGGCCCGCGTCCTGGCCGGCACGCTGGACCGCCGCGACGCCGACGGCATGGCTGGCTCTCCGCTGGAGTTCGCCGAGCGGGTGCTGGCGGGGTCCGAAAAGCAGCGGCACGAGCACGACATCGCGATCCAGTCGCTGACCACCCAGCTGGCGCCGTTCTCGGAAGCGATGAACGCGCACAGCGAGCCCTTCATCCTGGAGCTCCCGAACGTCTGGCACCTCGCCTCGGACGTGAAGGCCGAGCTGACCGAGGTCGAGGGCCACGTGCCTACCTGCCTCGCCCTGATCAACGCCCTGCATCCCACGGCGGCGGTCTGCGGCACACCGACCACCGTGGCGGGCGCCCTGATCCGCAAGCTGGAGCACCTGGACCGCGGACCTTACGCCGGGCCGGTCGGCTGGCTGGATGCGGCGGGCAACGGGGAATGGGGCATCGCCCTGCGCGGCGCCGTCATCGAGACGCCCAAGACGGTCCGGCTGTACGCAGGCTGCGGCGTCGTCGAGGGGTCCGTGCCGGAAGCCGAGCTCGCCGAGACCTGGGCGAAGTTCCGGCCGATGCTGGAGTCCCTCGGCATCAACAGCTAGAGTCCGGGATAAGAGACACTGCGGGCCCGGCGGGCCTTGCGCTAGTCTCGACAATAGTTATCCAATGGTGAAACAAAGTTTCCTGTGATGCACATCTCTATTTCGGCGATACACTATAAGCCGATTAAGTCACGCCTGCTCCTGCAATAACCTGCAACAAAAAGGGAAGAAACCATGCAGCTCAAGTCCCTCGCCGCGGCAAAGTTGTCCGCCAAGGCAGCCGCAATCCTCGCCGTTGGCGCTCTCACTCTCACGGCCTGCGGCGGCACCTCCACGCCCGCAGCCACGTCCGAGGGCGGCGTGCAGCTCATCAACGCCGGCAAGCTGACCGTCTGCTCGGACGTGCCTTACGAGCCGTTCGAATTCCAGAAGGACGGCAAGATCGTCGGCTTCGACATGGACATCGCGGCTGAGGTCGCCAAGGACCTGAAGGCCGAACTCAGCGTTGTTGACAGCTCCTTCGAGGCCATCGAGACCGGCACCGCGCTGACCCAGTGCGACGTCTCCATCTCCTCCGTCTCCATCACGGACACCCGCAAGTCCGTTATGGACTTCTCCGACCCGTACCTCGACGACGACCTGACCCTCGTGGCATCTGATGCCTCAGGCATCACCAACCTCGACGGCGCCAAGGGCAAGAAGGTGGGCGTCCAGCAGGCCACCACCGGCGCGCAGTACGCGAAGGATAAGGGCCTCGACGCGCAGCAGTTTGAGGACACGGGGCTCCTGGTACAGGCACTCAAGGCCGGCACCATTGACGCCGCCCTCGGCAACCAGTCCGTCCTCGGTTACGCGATCAAGGATGACTCCAACTTCAAGCGCGTGGAAAACTACGCCACCGGTGAAAAGCTGGGCATCGCCATCAAGAAGGGCAACACCGCAATGGCCACCCAGGTCAACGGCACCCTCAAGCGCCTGACCGACGACGGCACCTTGGCGAAGTTCAAGACCACCTGGTTCGGCGAAGCTTCCAAGTAGCCAGCACCCGGCCTGAGACCTACGCAGTTGAGGCCCCGTACCGCTGTACAACAGTCCGTACGGGGCCTCAACTGCGCGAAACGAATGTGAGAACACCATGGCAATGACCGCACGTCAACGAGCCAGAGTCAGCCTGTACGTCCAGGCGGGGATCTTTGTGGTGGCTGTGATCGCCCTGATCCTGGCCACTGACTGGAAGACCATCAGCAACAGTGTCTTCAATTTCGCCAAGATTGGCCCGATGTTCCCGGACATCATCCTGGTGGGCCTTAAGAACACCCTGATCTACACAGCCCTCGGCTTCATCGTCGGCCTGTCCGGCGGCCTGCTGCTGGCCCTCATGAAGCTCTCGTCCTTCCCGCTGTACCGCTGGATGGCCACGGGCTACATCGAGTTCTTCCGCGGCATCCCGGCACTGCTGGTCTTCATCGCGTTCGGCTACGGCGTGCCGCTGGCCTTCGGCGTCTCCTGGAACGTCACCGTGGTGGCCATGGTCTCGCTCGGCATGGTGGCCGCGGCCTACATCGCCGAAACCCTGCGGGCCGGCCTGCAGGCCGTCCCGAAGGGCCAGATGGAAGCGGCCCGGTCGCTTGGCATGCCGCAGTGGCGGTCGATGATCTCCATCGTCATCCCGCAGGCGTTCCGGATCGTCCTGCCGCCTCTGACCAACGAGGTCATCCTGCTGACCAAGGACTCCTCGCTCATCTACGTGCTGGGCCTCACCGCTTCGCAGTACGAGTTGACGAAGTTCGGCCGCGACGGCATCTCCAGCCTCGGCGCGGGCCTGACCCCGCTCCTGGTCGCCGGTGCCTTCTACCTGGTGATCACCATCCCGCTGAGCCTCTTGGCCCGGAAGTTCGAAAGCCGCTCCGCGCGGACGAAGCGATAGGCAGGACAGTCATGAACGACGTCGTACACAACGCGGATGACCGCAACCGGACAGTCAAGGCCGCCGGCGTGTCCATCACGGACCTCCGCAAATCCTATGGATCCAACGAAGTACTCAAGGGCATCAGCCTCAATGTCGCCCCCGGAGAGGTTGTCTGCCTGATCGGGCCGTCCGGTTCGGGCAAGTCCACCCTGCTCCGCTGCGTCAACCTGCTGGAACAGCCGAACGAGGGCAGCATCCACGTCGGCGGCTTCGAGGCGACCGACCCGGATGTGGACATCGACAAGATGCGCCGCAAGGTGGGCATGGTCTTCCAGCAGTTCAACCTCTTCCCGCACCTGAGCGCGCTGCAGAACTGCACCATCGCCCAGACCAAGGTGCTCAAGCGCAGCCAGGCTGACGCCTCGGCCGTGGCCATGAAGAACCTGGAGCGTGTGGGTCTCGGACACCTCTCCGACCGCTTCCCTGACCAGCTTTCGGGCGGCCAGCAGCAGCGTGTTGCCATTGCCCGCGCGCTGAGCATGGACCCCGAGCTGATGCTGTTCGATGAGCCCACCTCGGCCCTGGACCCCGAGACCGTGGGTGACGTCCTGTCCGTCATGCGCACCCTGGCCAAGGAAGGCATGACAATGCTGGTGGTGACCCACGAGATGGGCTTCGCCCGCGAAGTGGCCGACCGTGTGGTGTTTATGGACGGCGGCGTTGTGGTGGAGGAAGGCGTGGCCGAGCGGGTCATCAGTGCCCCCGCCCATGCCCGCACCAAGGAATTCCTCCGGCGCGTCCTCGACCCGACACATATCGACATCGCGGAGTAGACCTTTCGGGTTCCGCGCCGATTTCGGACAGCCGCTACGTGGATCCACGTAGCGGCTGTCCGTTTCTGTAGCGATTTCCGCTCACCTACTCCGCGGCGAGGACTCCGGCCACTGCGGCGCCCACGGCGGCCCTGATGCGGGTGTGCAGCTCCCGCAGCCCGCGCCGCTCCGTCCGCACTTCGATAATGCTGCGGCCCTCCCACGGCTCCGCCAGCGCCGCGGCGAGCTCCGCCGTCGTGCTGACCGAGCGGTGCGCGACGCCGTACGCGGCCGCCAGTGCCGCGAGGTTCACGCTGTGCGGGGTGCCGAAGAGGCGTTCGACGGCGGTTCCGTAGCGGCCCGCTGCTTCGACGGCGCCGTGTTCCAGCAGCCCGAAGATGGCCCCGCCGGCGTCGTTAAGGACCACGATCCGCAGGTTGGGTTCCTCCTCCCCGGCGCCGAGCAGCAGCCCGCCGGCGTCGTGCAGGAAGGTGACGTCGCCCAGCAGCACGGTGGTTTCCTGCCGGCCGCCGAGGGCAATGCCGGTGGCCGTGGCCAGCGTCCCGTCGATGCCGGAGAGGCCCCGGTTGGCGAAGACGACGGCGCCCGGTTCAGGGGCAGGCGCGCCGGCGAGGTCAACGTCGCGGATGCCGTTGGAGGAGCCGAGTACGAGCTGTCCGCGCGTGTGTTCCCAGACCAGGGCGCCGACGGCGGGCCCGGTGGCCGCCGCGGATCCGGCGAGGGCCAGGTCGACGGCGTGCTGCCCGGCGGCGCCCGCCAGGAGCCAGGCGTCCAGCCACGCCGCGGAGCCGCGTCCGGCGAAGTCGGCCAGGTCCGCCAGGTTGTCGAGCGGGAGTTCGGTGCGGCGGCCGGGCTCATACCAGGCCACGGGCACCGGCTGGTACAGGGCGGAGGGGACGTCGGCACGGGCCAGCAGCGCGCTCACGGGCCGGGAAAGCGTGGGCCGGCCGAAGAGCACTACCCGCTCGATCGGCTGCGCGGATTCGGGGCCGAAGGAGTCGAGCAGAATCCGGTACGCTCCCACGGCGTTCGGCCCGAACCGCGCGTTGGAGGACGGTTCCGCGAGCAGGGGCAGGCCGTGGGCCCGGGCAAAGGCTTCGGCGACCGGCCCGGCGTCGTGCCCTGCCAGGACCACGGTGCGCCGTTCCGGCAGGCCGGGCGCGGCGGGTGGGAAATCGAGGGCCAGCGGACCGCGGGGCGCGCGGTATACCCGGCGGCCGGACTCGGGCGGCAGCCGGTCGCCGGGCGCGGGAACCAGCGGGTCTCGGAAGGCCAGGTTGAGCTGCACCGGCCCGGGCGGGGTGTCCTCGAACGCCCCGGTGGCGGCGCTCAGTGCGGTCTCGACCGCGCGCCGTGGGTCGCTGCCGGCGGGCACATCCGCGGCGAAACGGACATGCTCACCGAAGAGGTCGAGCTGCACGGTGGTCTGGTTGGCGCCCGTCCCGCGGAGTTCCACGGGACGGTCGGCCGAGATCACCACGAGCGGGACAGCGGCGTGGTTGGCCTCCATTACGGCCGGCAGCAGATTGCCGACGGCGGTCCCGGACGTGGTGAGCACCGCCGCGGGCGCGCCGGTGGCCAGGGCCAGGCCCAGGGCCGTGAAGCCGGCGTCGCGCTCGTCGATCCGCACCAGCAGCTCAACCCGCCCCGCCGCGTCGGCCTCGGCCAGGGCGTAGGCCATGGGAGCGGACCGCGAGCCGGGCGCCACCACCACGTAGCGCACCCCTTCGAGCAGCAGCGCCGCGACGGCGATCCGCGCGGCATCAAGCGAGCTCAGCTCCTCCGCCTTCCGCTCCCCAGCGCTCACATGTTCTCCGGGGTCTCGATGCCGAGCAGGTCCAGGCCCTCGGACAGCCGGCGCAAAACCAGGGCGCACAGGGCTAGCCGCGACTCCCGCACCGAGTCCTCGGATTTCAGCACGGGGCACTGGTCGTAGAAGGACGTGAAGAGCTGGGCGAGTTCGAACAGGTAGGTGCACAGCCGGTGCGGCTCCAGTACCTCGCGGACCTTGTGCAGCGTGGCGCCGTATTCGAGAAGGTGCAGGGCAAGGGCGCGTTCGGCGGGTTCGACGACGGCGATCACCGTCGCCGGCGTGCCGCCGTCGCTGCCGGCAGCGTCGGTTCCGGCG
Proteins encoded in this region:
- a CDS encoding isochorismate synthase, with protein sequence MTSAFRTRIVKPLKTLKTLTVPLDADSFPGGLPSFLVRDDLLCWTRREAGLVGFGEVARFTATGPERFLEADIWWRHLVLEAEIEDAVEWPGTGPVAFGSFAFSKASAHESRLIVPEIVVGLRGGRAWLTQLTFDDVELTEAGARAALDRWLASAAAGPGGTAADGTTPETGSGAGPGADPSQAGRAVVRPLPLAAGATLHTGSLTEEDWMAAVAAGVEEIRAGALEKLVLARDVVATLPTGVNAAQVLRELSARYRECWTYGVDGLVGATPEMLIQVEGRTAQARVLAGTLDRRDADGMAGSPLEFAERVLAGSEKQRHEHDIAIQSLTTQLAPFSEAMNAHSEPFILELPNVWHLASDVKAELTEVEGHVPTCLALINALHPTAAVCGTPTTVAGALIRKLEHLDRGPYAGPVGWLDAAGNGEWGIALRGAVIETPKTVRLYAGCGVVEGSVPEAELAETWAKFRPMLESLGINS
- the menD gene encoding 2-succinyl-5-enolpyruvyl-6-hydroxy-3-cyclohexene-1-carboxylic-acid synthase, coding for MSAGERKAEELSSLDAARIAVAALLLEGVRYVVVAPGSRSAPMAYALAEADAAGRVELLVRIDERDAGFTALGLALATGAPAAVLTTSGTAVGNLLPAVMEANHAAVPLVVISADRPVELRGTGANQTTVQLDLFGEHVRFAADVPAGSDPRRAVETALSAATGAFEDTPPGPVQLNLAFRDPLVPAPGDRLPPESGRRVYRAPRGPLALDFPPAAPGLPERRTVVLAGHDAGPVAEAFARAHGLPLLAEPSSNARFGPNAVGAYRILLDSFGPESAQPIERVVLFGRPTLSRPVSALLARADVPSALYQPVPVAWYEPGRRTELPLDNLADLADFAGRGSAAWLDAWLLAGAAGQHAVDLALAGSAAATGPAVGALVWEHTRGQLVLGSSNGIRDVDLAGAPAPEPGAVVFANRGLSGIDGTLATATGIALGGRQETTVLLGDVTFLHDAGGLLLGAGEEEPNLRIVVLNDAGGAIFGLLEHGAVEAAGRYGTAVERLFGTPHSVNLAALAAAYGVAHRSVSTTAELAAALAEPWEGRSIIEVRTERRGLRELHTRIRAAVGAAVAGVLAAE
- a CDS encoding amino acid ABC transporter ATP-binding protein; amino-acid sequence: MNDVVHNADDRNRTVKAAGVSITDLRKSYGSNEVLKGISLNVAPGEVVCLIGPSGSGKSTLLRCVNLLEQPNEGSIHVGGFEATDPDVDIDKMRRKVGMVFQQFNLFPHLSALQNCTIAQTKVLKRSQADASAVAMKNLERVGLGHLSDRFPDQLSGGQQQRVAIARALSMDPELMLFDEPTSALDPETVGDVLSVMRTLAKEGMTMLVVTHEMGFAREVADRVVFMDGGVVVEEGVAERVISAPAHARTKEFLRRVLDPTHIDIAE
- a CDS encoding ABC transporter substrate-binding protein; the protein is MQLKSLAAAKLSAKAAAILAVGALTLTACGGTSTPAATSEGGVQLINAGKLTVCSDVPYEPFEFQKDGKIVGFDMDIAAEVAKDLKAELSVVDSSFEAIETGTALTQCDVSISSVSITDTRKSVMDFSDPYLDDDLTLVASDASGITNLDGAKGKKVGVQQATTGAQYAKDKGLDAQQFEDTGLLVQALKAGTIDAALGNQSVLGYAIKDDSNFKRVENYATGEKLGIAIKKGNTAMATQVNGTLKRLTDDGTLAKFKTTWFGEASK
- a CDS encoding geranylgeranyl reductase family protein; its protein translation is MKVLIVGAGPAGSTAAYYLAQAGIDVTVLEKTSFPREKVCGDGLTPRAVREIQKLGLPHAEADGWRRNKGLRLLAGGRSIELPWPEVSDFPQYGLIRTRLGFDEELAVHARSAGAVVLERHSVTEALRSDDGRVTGVRAALLDESGRKTGETRDFPADVVLAADGNSTRTAVSLGIRKRDDRPLGVAVRTYFTSPRHDDDWMEGWLELPGRDGKLLPGYGWVFGVGDGTSNVGLGILNSSKEFGKLDYKQVLREWTAGMPADWGFTPENQVGEIRGAALPMGFNRTPHYSPGLLLLGDAGGMVSPFNGEGISYAMESARFAAEFIIDAASRSASVSGSLSASREWGVSDADARLAGYADYVRDQWGSHFTLGRAFAALIGKPAVMKLALRTGMPIPVLMRFVVRLLANLTDPAAKGFEDRVIRVLESLVPATSNQGPSGTPGTSHSSANSADSATKVRVNP
- a CDS encoding demethylmenaquinone methyltransferase, translating into MNRASLDKRPDEVATMFDDVAPKYDVVNDVLSMGQTRRWRKVVVEAMDVKAGQRVLDLAAGTGTSSEPYADAGIDVIACDFSLGMLKVGKRRRPDIDFIAGDATRLPFADNTFDASTISFGLRNVNEPKRALAEMLRVTKPGGKLVIAEFSQPVVPLWRTMYTEYLMRALPAIAVKVSSNPDAYVYLAESIRAWPDQDHLAAWLQEAGWDDVTYRNLSGGIVAVHRAVKPGAESGPAAGAAALAAHTGPVAKLRRNTRPGR
- a CDS encoding amino acid ABC transporter permease; this encodes MAMTARQRARVSLYVQAGIFVVAVIALILATDWKTISNSVFNFAKIGPMFPDIILVGLKNTLIYTALGFIVGLSGGLLLALMKLSSFPLYRWMATGYIEFFRGIPALLVFIAFGYGVPLAFGVSWNVTVVAMVSLGMVAAAYIAETLRAGLQAVPKGQMEAARSLGMPQWRSMISIVIPQAFRIVLPPLTNEVILLTKDSSLIYVLGLTASQYELTKFGRDGISSLGAGLTPLLVAGAFYLVITIPLSLLARKFESRSARTKR